The following coding sequences are from one Hyalangium gracile window:
- a CDS encoding peptidyl-prolyl cis-trans isomerase, with amino-acid sequence MARFRGGTITREEMQREALRLPPTLREQFESTVGQREFLLSMVDKRLMVEEARRRGIAQRPEIARQVRELEERLIVQALLAEEERAAGRASEAELRAWYDSHKADFAQPERVRLGRVLAAVPAGGTAAERTRARARAEEFARRLRTEPLAKVQALGDGPERAKNGELGLFARGELKDRRLEDAAFALLKPGQISPVVETAEGYAVLQLIERKEARTPSFEEVRSDVEGRLGPVRQRKVFDALRSQLRSAADVQVEVSARP; translated from the coding sequence GTGGCACGCTTCAGGGGCGGCACCATCACCCGCGAGGAGATGCAGCGCGAGGCGTTGCGGCTGCCCCCCACGCTGCGCGAGCAGTTCGAGAGCACGGTAGGCCAGCGCGAGTTCCTGCTGTCCATGGTCGACAAGCGATTGATGGTGGAGGAGGCCCGGCGCCGGGGGATTGCCCAGCGGCCCGAGATTGCCCGCCAGGTGCGGGAGCTCGAGGAGCGGCTGATCGTCCAGGCGCTGCTGGCCGAGGAGGAGCGCGCGGCCGGGCGGGCGTCGGAGGCGGAGCTTCGGGCCTGGTACGACTCGCACAAGGCGGACTTCGCGCAGCCGGAGCGCGTGCGTCTGGGGCGGGTGCTGGCCGCGGTGCCGGCGGGTGGCACTGCCGCGGAGCGCACCCGGGCGCGTGCGCGGGCGGAGGAGTTCGCGCGGCGGCTGCGCACCGAGCCCCTGGCCAAGGTCCAGGCGCTGGGGGACGGGCCCGAGCGGGCGAAGAACGGGGAGCTGGGCCTGTTCGCGCGGGGAGAGCTGAAGGACCGGCGCCTGGAAGACGCGGCGTTCGCGCTGCTCAAGCCCGGGCAGATCTCCCCGGTGGTGGAGACGGCGGAGGGGTATGCCGTGCTCCAGCTGATCGAGCGGAAGGAGGCACGGACGCCTTCTTTCGAGGAAGTGCGGTCGGATGTCGAGGGGCGGCTGGGCCCGGTGCGCCAGCGCAAGGTCTTTGACGCGCTGAGATCGCAGCTCCGAAGCGCGGCGGATGTGCAAGTCGAGGTGTCGGCGCGTCCCTGA
- a CDS encoding DUF7716 domain-containing protein has protein sequence MGRRTTQNTERLVRLGKLLQEIEELTREHSLYMRGGPPWTADSEGCILECDIYSNELPEFAKANGLIEILPASDVLDVVENARLQKPSVSDGELVEALSHYYSRDAFIDLGLK, from the coding sequence ATGGGGAGGAGGACGACACAAAACACGGAGCGATTAGTGAGACTGGGAAAACTGTTGCAGGAGATCGAGGAGCTTACAAGAGAGCATTCGCTCTACATGCGCGGTGGACCGCCTTGGACGGCGGATAGCGAGGGGTGCATCCTCGAGTGTGACATCTACTCAAATGAACTTCCGGAGTTTGCCAAGGCAAACGGCCTGATTGAGATCTTGCCTGCCTCTGATGTCCTTGATGTCGTTGAGAATGCGCGTCTACAGAAGCCCAGTGTCAGTGATGGGGAGTTGGTAGAGGCATTGAGCCACTACTACAGTCGTGATGCCTTCATTGATCTCGGTTTGAAGTGA
- a CDS encoding peptidylprolyl isomerase, producing MTPQKAILAVAVALLLCSACKGSGGGSEGAVGKSEPVVAQVGDETITAREFQAKLEEQPPLIRSRFTSLEAKKEFLDNLIRFEVLVQEARRQGLDKDAEIKDALEKLMVQKLIQKHSESASTQPLTDEELRKYYQEHQSEFVRPEKVRVSQVFLASAASDPKRDVVKAEADKLLANVRREEAGPVKVAFAELARSRSDDVESRAAAGDLGLQTREELTTKWGQAVADAAFGLKSLGDMNLVVSERGVHLLKLTGRQPDLEQTLEQVKPRLESRLLLEKRARAVDDLLATLKGKTKIEIDSQTLGGVSVQADGVGSSQPAP from the coding sequence ATGACCCCTCAGAAAGCCATTCTTGCCGTTGCCGTCGCCCTGCTCCTCTGCTCCGCCTGCAAGGGCTCAGGGGGTGGCTCTGAAGGCGCGGTGGGAAAGAGTGAACCCGTGGTGGCCCAGGTAGGAGACGAGACCATCACGGCCCGCGAGTTCCAGGCAAAGTTGGAGGAGCAACCACCTCTCATCCGCTCGCGCTTCACTTCTCTGGAGGCCAAGAAGGAGTTCCTTGACAACCTCATCCGCTTCGAAGTGCTGGTCCAGGAGGCGCGGCGACAGGGATTGGACAAGGATGCCGAGATCAAGGACGCCCTGGAGAAGCTGATGGTGCAGAAGCTCATCCAGAAGCACTCGGAGAGTGCGTCCACCCAGCCCCTGACGGATGAGGAGCTGCGCAAGTACTATCAAGAGCACCAGTCCGAGTTCGTGCGCCCCGAGAAGGTGCGTGTGAGCCAGGTGTTCCTGGCCTCGGCCGCGAGTGATCCCAAGCGGGACGTGGTGAAGGCGGAGGCGGACAAGCTGCTGGCCAACGTGCGCCGCGAGGAGGCGGGCCCGGTGAAGGTGGCCTTCGCTGAGCTGGCGCGCTCGCGCTCGGACGACGTGGAGTCGCGGGCGGCGGCGGGGGATCTGGGCCTCCAGACACGAGAGGAGCTGACCACGAAGTGGGGGCAGGCCGTCGCGGACGCGGCCTTCGGGCTGAAGTCCCTGGGAGACATGAACCTGGTGGTCTCCGAGCGCGGGGTGCACCTGCTGAAGCTCACCGGCCGCCAGCCGGACCTGGAGCAGACGCTCGAGCAGGTGAAGCCGCGCCTGGAGAGCCGCCTGCTGCTGGAGAAGCGCGCGCGCGCCGTGGACGATCTGCTCGCCACGCTCAAAGGCAAGACGAAGATCGAGATCGACAGCCAGACCCTGGGCGGCGTCTCCGTCCAGGCCGACGGTGTCGGCTCCAGCCAGCCTGCGCCCTGA
- a CDS encoding DUF6960 family protein: MVKSLYLIEASAWLNVATCRSVGAVVKLREMEVGMVSPGEWGIYAWSSRDQRLVHPDDFDALDRLIPYGKLLRVAGVDGQYCVLEYGEKVFRVDPQRFMPKPAPRFRIGQSVATRGADEKHGVVVDVFWHFNRGEPYYFVRFGNKVSSKRYWGEDLESG, from the coding sequence GTGGTCAAGTCGCTCTATCTGATTGAAGCGAGCGCGTGGTTGAATGTGGCGACCTGCCGTTCAGTGGGGGCCGTGGTGAAACTCCGAGAGATGGAGGTGGGCATGGTGTCCCCAGGTGAGTGGGGCATTTATGCTTGGTCTAGTCGCGACCAGAGACTGGTTCATCCTGATGATTTTGACGCGTTGGACAGGTTGATCCCGTATGGCAAATTGCTCCGCGTTGCGGGAGTCGATGGGCAATACTGTGTTTTGGAGTATGGCGAGAAGGTATTCCGTGTCGATCCTCAACGGTTTATGCCGAAGCCTGCGCCCCGATTTCGTATTGGCCAGTCTGTTGCCACGCGTGGAGCGGATGAGAAACATGGCGTTGTGGTTGATGTCTTCTGGCATTTCAATCGTGGCGAGCCTTACTACTTTGTGCGATTTGGAAACAAAGTGTCGTCGAAAAGATATTGGGGGGAAGACTTGGAGTCTGGGTGA
- a CDS encoding SUKH-3 domain-containing protein has product MKTSSLYLRGLVMADSRIQVSSRVLSILRESGWSSARRVDVTDTKARIEKQGFAIHPVALEMLQSFDGLVLRGVTGRPMRMDGTSAARAFEDDELPYLKALFPGRLCPIGQSGGMIYLVAEDGRWVSLHEGWTVIYVMKSMDDMFTFSLLNENPGASIRELNNDEIPSGY; this is encoded by the coding sequence ATACAAGTGTCTTCCAGGGTGCTCTCGATTCTGCGCGAGTCGGGTTGGTCTTCCGCGCGACGAGTAGACGTCACAGACACAAAGGCAAGGATCGAGAAGCAAGGGTTCGCGATTCACCCAGTTGCTCTCGAGATGCTTCAGTCATTTGACGGGCTTGTGCTTCGGGGTGTCACCGGACGTCCGATGCGTATGGATGGGACATCCGCCGCACGGGCGTTCGAGGATGATGAACTGCCCTATCTCAAGGCCCTGTTTCCAGGGCGGTTGTGCCCGATTGGGCAATCCGGTGGCATGATATATTTGGTGGCTGAGGATGGGCGGTGGGTGTCGCTTCATGAGGGGTGGACCGTCATTTATGTGATGAAGTCCATGGATGATATGTTTACGTTCTCTTTGTTGAATGAGAATCCGGGCGCATCTATTCGCGAGTTGAACAACGATGAGATCCCGTCTGGATATTAG